TTCTGCAATCGGGGCCGCGATAAACTCAAAATCCTATTCTGGGACACCAATGGATTTTGGCTTTATTATCGTCGCCTCGAAAAAGGGCATTTTAAGTGGCCGGTGCCTAAATGTGATGACGCAATTCATATCAGTAAGCAGCAATTACATTGGCTATTATCGGGATTAACA
This region of Shewanella livingstonensis genomic DNA includes:
- the tnpB gene encoding IS66 family insertion sequence element accessory protein TnpB (TnpB, as the term is used for proteins encoded by IS66 family insertion elements, is considered an accessory protein, since TnpC, encoded by a neighboring gene, is a DDE family transposase.), with product MTPTGNVYLVSGVTDMRKSIDGLSLIVADTLEMDPFSQAWFIFCNRGRDKLKILFWDTNGFWLYYRRLEKGHFKWPVPKCDDAIHISKQQLHWLLSGLTLDNPKAHRPIFGLEV